One Lacunisphaera limnophila DNA window includes the following coding sequences:
- a CDS encoding sensor histidine kinase, with amino-acid sequence MAPPRKRRVAHENLVFYYTLLGGLPAAVVAFTLLLAHDYTPKVQWTLGLLIVSCWLGFALAVRERVVRPLQTMANLLTALREGDFSTRARGANRDEPLGDVLAEINLLSGTLQEQRLGALEATALLRTVMEEIDVAIFAFDANETLRLVNRAGQELIAQPAERILGRPARDLDLADCLVGEGTRVLSRTFPGGTGRWGMRRTVFREGGLPHSLVVIADLSQPLREEELKAWQRLVRVIGHELNNSLAPIKSIAGSLNTILRRPQKAPDWEDDMRGGLEIIESRAEGLNQFMQSYARLAKLPAPSKQPCEIGPLLRRVIALETSGQVELVDGPALTVHLDAAQLEQVIINLVKNAVEAAFDPGQTAAPPCRVRVAWQKLPGALEITVTDDGPGLANLQNLFVPFFTTKPSGSGIGLVLCRQIAENHHGTLTLENRTDHTGCLARLRLPF; translated from the coding sequence ATGGCCCCTCCCCGCAAACGCCGCGTCGCCCACGAGAACCTCGTGTTCTACTACACGCTGCTGGGCGGACTGCCGGCCGCGGTCGTTGCCTTCACCCTGCTGCTGGCCCATGACTACACCCCCAAGGTCCAGTGGACCCTCGGCCTGCTCATCGTCAGCTGCTGGCTCGGGTTCGCCCTCGCCGTGCGTGAGCGCGTCGTGCGCCCGCTCCAGACCATGGCCAACCTCCTCACCGCGCTGCGCGAGGGGGATTTCTCCACGCGCGCCCGCGGCGCGAACCGCGACGAACCGCTGGGCGACGTCCTCGCGGAAATCAACCTGCTCAGCGGCACGCTGCAGGAGCAACGCCTCGGTGCCCTCGAGGCCACCGCCCTGCTCCGCACCGTCATGGAGGAGATTGACGTCGCCATCTTCGCCTTCGACGCCAACGAGACGCTCCGGCTCGTCAACCGCGCCGGCCAGGAGCTGATCGCCCAGCCCGCCGAGCGCATCCTCGGCCGCCCGGCGCGGGATCTCGACCTCGCCGACTGCCTGGTCGGCGAGGGCACGCGCGTGCTCAGTCGCACTTTTCCCGGTGGCACCGGCCGCTGGGGCATGCGCCGCACGGTGTTCCGCGAGGGCGGCCTGCCTCACAGCCTCGTGGTCATCGCCGACCTGAGTCAGCCGCTGCGCGAGGAGGAGCTCAAGGCTTGGCAACGCCTCGTGCGCGTCATCGGCCACGAGCTCAACAACTCCCTCGCCCCCATCAAGTCCATCGCCGGCTCGCTCAACACCATCCTGCGCCGCCCGCAAAAAGCACCGGATTGGGAGGACGACATGCGCGGCGGCCTTGAGATCATCGAGTCCCGCGCCGAGGGCCTGAACCAGTTCATGCAGTCCTACGCGCGCCTCGCCAAGCTGCCCGCCCCGAGCAAGCAGCCCTGTGAGATCGGCCCGCTCCTCCGCCGGGTCATCGCCTTGGAAACCAGCGGGCAGGTCGAACTGGTGGACGGCCCCGCGCTCACCGTGCACCTCGACGCCGCCCAACTCGAACAGGTCATCATCAACCTGGTGAAGAATGCCGTCGAGGCCGCCTTCGATCCCGGTCAGACCGCGGCCCCGCCTTGCCGTGTCCGCGTCGCTTGGCAGAAGCTCCCCGGCGCCTTGGAGATCACCGTCACGGACGACGGCCCCGGCCTCGCTAACCTGCAGAACCTGTTCGTTCCCTTCTTCACCACGAAACCCTCGGGCTCCGGCATCGGCCTCGTCCTCTGCCGCCAGATTGCCGAGAACCACCACGGCACCCTCACTCTGGAGAATCGCACCGATCACACCGGTTGCCTCGCCCGCTTGCGCCTTCCCTTCTGA
- a CDS encoding efflux RND transporter periplasmic adaptor subunit yields the protein MDIARPNVAKEKRRKRIIYATIAGVVLIGITVALGRLKPAAPSMPKNLVWMGEVKRGPMVRQVRGLGTLVPEEIRWIAARTQGRVDKIVIRPGAPVEPGTLILELSNPDVVSAAANAKSQLLAAEAQLAGLRVTLESGLLQAEAAAAQAKSNYEQARLRAEVDEDLFKDGLVAAVQLKLTQGTAAQAAINNEIEQKRYAFAQQSIKPQLAVQEAEVERLASLSRLRNEELEALQVRATMSGVLSALGTPNLPIEVGAQVQPGNNIARVADPLKLKAEVRIAETQAKDIAIGQLASIDTRNGIVEGRVSRIDPAVQNGTVTVDVTIVNALPRGSRPDLSVDGTIELERLDDVIYVGRPAFGQEKSTVGIFKANGSTQTATEASRIQVQFGRSSVNTIEVVSGLQPGDWVILSDMSQYDSNERVKLD from the coding sequence ATGGACATCGCCCGCCCCAACGTCGCCAAGGAAAAACGCCGCAAACGCATCATCTACGCCACCATCGCCGGCGTCGTGCTCATCGGCATCACGGTCGCCCTCGGGCGCCTCAAGCCCGCGGCGCCGTCGATGCCCAAAAATCTCGTCTGGATGGGTGAAGTGAAGCGTGGCCCCATGGTCCGCCAAGTGCGCGGCCTCGGCACCCTGGTCCCAGAGGAAATCCGCTGGATCGCCGCCCGCACCCAGGGCCGCGTGGACAAAATCGTCATCCGGCCCGGCGCCCCGGTCGAACCCGGCACCCTCATCCTCGAATTGAGCAATCCCGACGTCGTGTCCGCCGCCGCCAACGCCAAATCCCAGCTGCTCGCGGCCGAGGCCCAGCTGGCCGGCCTGCGCGTGACTCTGGAGAGCGGACTCCTCCAGGCCGAGGCCGCCGCCGCCCAGGCCAAGTCGAACTACGAGCAAGCCCGCCTTCGCGCCGAGGTGGACGAGGATCTCTTCAAGGACGGTCTCGTCGCCGCGGTGCAGCTCAAACTCACCCAGGGCACCGCCGCCCAGGCCGCCATCAACAACGAGATCGAGCAGAAACGCTACGCCTTCGCCCAGCAATCCATCAAGCCCCAGCTCGCCGTGCAGGAAGCCGAGGTCGAGCGCCTCGCCTCCCTCTCCCGTCTCCGCAACGAGGAACTCGAGGCTCTGCAGGTGCGCGCCACGATGTCCGGCGTGCTCTCCGCCCTCGGCACGCCCAACCTCCCGATCGAAGTCGGCGCCCAGGTTCAACCCGGCAACAACATCGCCCGTGTGGCCGATCCCCTCAAGTTGAAGGCGGAGGTCCGCATCGCGGAAACCCAGGCCAAGGACATCGCCATCGGCCAGCTCGCTTCCATCGACACCCGCAACGGCATCGTCGAGGGCCGCGTCTCCCGCATCGACCCGGCCGTGCAGAACGGCACCGTCACGGTCGACGTCACCATCGTCAACGCCCTCCCCCGCGGCTCCCGGCCCGACCTTTCGGTCGATGGCACCATCGAACTCGAGCGCCTCGATGACGTGATCTATGTCGGCCGCCCCGCCTTCGGCCAGGAAAAGAGCACCGTCGGCATCTTCAAGGCCAACGGCAGCACCCAGACCGCCACCGAAGCCTCCCGCATCCAGGTCCAGTTCGGCCGCAGCTCGGTCAACACCATCGAGGTCGTCTCCGGCCTCCAGCCCGGTGATTGGGTCATCCTCTCCGACATGTCCCAGTACGACTCCAACGAGCGCGTGAAACTCGACTGA
- a CDS encoding DUF2306 domain-containing protein gives MQARSWRFGLTTFLCIGVAGYALWAYGGGVQRVPVHPDMAAVFDDHRVLITVHAVGASLALLLGPFQFLDRLRARAPRLHRWLGYAYLLLGVGVGGTAGVLLSPYSFGGLVSHLGFGLLGCLWLLTGLMAVVAAKRRRFEEHRLWMLRNFALALAAVTLRFYLPASVISGLPFENVYPAIAWLCWVPNLIFVEWFLKKSTSAA, from the coding sequence ATGCAAGCCCGTTCCTGGCGTTTCGGCCTGACCACCTTCCTCTGTATTGGCGTCGCCGGTTATGCCCTCTGGGCCTACGGCGGCGGGGTGCAACGCGTGCCGGTTCACCCCGACATGGCCGCCGTGTTCGACGACCATCGGGTACTCATTACCGTCCACGCCGTGGGCGCTTCGCTCGCCCTGCTGCTCGGGCCGTTCCAGTTTCTCGACCGCCTGCGCGCCCGCGCCCCCCGCCTGCACCGGTGGCTGGGGTACGCTTACCTCCTCCTCGGCGTCGGCGTGGGCGGCACCGCCGGCGTGCTGCTCTCGCCCTATTCCTTCGGCGGTCTCGTCTCACATTTGGGCTTCGGCCTCCTTGGCTGCCTCTGGCTTCTCACCGGGCTGATGGCCGTCGTGGCCGCAAAGCGTCGCCGCTTCGAAGAACACCGCCTCTGGATGCTGCGTAACTTCGCCCTCGCGCTCGCCGCCGTCACGCTGCGCTTCTACCTGCCCGCCTCCGTCATCTCCGGACTCCCTTTCGAGAATGTCTATCCCGCTATCGCCTGGCTCTGCTGGGTCCCCAACCTGATCTTCGTCGAGTGGTTTCTGAAGAAATCCACCTCCGCGGCCTGA
- a CDS encoding sigma-54-dependent transcriptional regulator, translating to MSAHDPAPHRILVADDQPDVLEALRLLLKAEGYQIETVKSPAAVIKAIEARDFSLAIIDLNYTRDTTSGQEGLDLLAKLQAADPTLPVVVMTAWASVEIAVEAMRRGAKDFITKPWDNPRLISIVKNQIELAGAVRAYRRLEQENQILRGKGGPTLIAQSAAMRPVLEIISRVGPSDANILITGENGTGKGVVAQALHAVSVRAAKAFISVNMGGLPEGVFESELFGHVRGAFTDAKADRAGRFELADGGTLFMDEIGNIPMSQQAKILRTLETGEFDRVGSSRTYRANVRLISATNSDLAAEVTAGKFRQDLLFRLNTIHIHLPPLRERREDIALLAQHFLKQHVTRYRKAITGFDDAAIEAMKDYAWPGNVRELDHSVERGVLMTQGKVVRAADLGLNAAQSAPRLDDMSLEEVEAFLIKKTLARCDGNARKAAEELGLSRSAFYRRLERYKL from the coding sequence ATGTCCGCTCACGACCCCGCGCCCCACCGCATCCTCGTTGCCGACGATCAGCCCGATGTGCTTGAGGCGCTCCGGCTCCTGCTCAAGGCCGAGGGTTACCAGATCGAGACCGTCAAGTCGCCCGCCGCCGTGATCAAGGCCATCGAGGCCCGCGACTTCTCGCTCGCGATCATCGACCTCAATTACACCCGCGACACGACCTCGGGCCAGGAGGGCCTCGACCTGCTCGCGAAACTCCAGGCCGCCGATCCCACCCTGCCGGTGGTCGTCATGACGGCCTGGGCCAGCGTTGAGATCGCCGTCGAGGCCATGCGCCGCGGCGCCAAGGATTTCATCACCAAGCCGTGGGACAACCCGCGCCTGATTTCCATCGTCAAGAATCAGATCGAGCTCGCGGGCGCCGTCCGCGCCTACCGCCGCCTCGAGCAGGAAAACCAGATCCTCCGCGGCAAGGGCGGTCCCACCCTCATCGCCCAGTCCGCCGCCATGCGGCCCGTGCTTGAGATCATTTCCCGCGTCGGCCCTTCCGACGCCAACATCCTCATCACCGGCGAAAACGGCACCGGCAAGGGCGTCGTCGCCCAGGCCCTGCACGCCGTCTCTGTCCGCGCCGCCAAGGCCTTCATTTCCGTCAACATGGGCGGCCTGCCCGAGGGCGTGTTCGAGAGCGAGCTCTTCGGCCACGTCCGCGGCGCCTTCACCGACGCCAAGGCCGACCGCGCCGGCCGCTTCGAGCTCGCCGACGGCGGCACGCTCTTCATGGACGAGATCGGCAACATCCCGATGAGCCAGCAGGCGAAGATCCTGCGCACGCTCGAGACCGGCGAGTTCGACCGCGTCGGTTCTTCCCGTACCTACCGCGCCAACGTCCGCCTCATCTCCGCCACCAACTCAGATCTCGCCGCCGAGGTCACCGCCGGCAAGTTCCGTCAGGATCTCCTGTTCCGCCTCAACACGATCCATATCCACCTCCCGCCGCTGCGCGAGCGGCGCGAGGACATCGCCCTCCTCGCCCAGCACTTCCTCAAGCAGCACGTCACCCGCTACCGCAAGGCGATCACCGGCTTCGATGACGCCGCGATCGAGGCAATGAAGGATTACGCCTGGCCGGGCAATGTCCGCGAACTCGACCACTCCGTCGAGCGCGGCGTGCTCATGACCCAGGGCAAGGTCGTCCGCGCCGCCGACCTCGGCCTCAATGCCGCCCAGTCCGCCCCGCGGCTCGACGACATGAGCCTGGAGGAGGTCGAGGCCTTCCTCATCAAGAAGACCCTCGCCCGCTGCGACGGCAACGCTCGCAAGGCCGCCGAGGAACTCGGCCTGAGCCGTAGCGCCTTTTATCGGCGGCTCGAGCGCTACAAGCTGTAG